The segment AAGAATAATGTACCTGATCCAGCTTAAGGTTTGTTGGGGAACATAAAAAATGGTGCAGACCAGGAAGACAGGAAATGAATTGGCTAGTGCGTGAGATGAAACAACGTTGCCGGAGTATGGATTAGCTGTGGCCGTTTGCGCCCAATAATCCCTAATAATATCAGCTAATCCATCTATTTTGTTATCAAAAGAACATATTAGCCAGTGTGCCGCAACAATTAGTTACATAGAAAATGGGAATGCCGGTAGTCATTTCCTACTAAAGATTGAAGCTGCATCGAAACAAAGCTACCAGAGCTGCAGATAGAAGTCACCAATCCTGATAATCACCAAGCACGATGGATAACAATTATATACACTCACAATACCCGTGATGGGTATAGCACAGGGATTTAAATGCGTTATCACGGTGCCCATAAGGAGAAGTTGAGGCGTCTGCGGCGATTTCCTGATTTTCCACGCACGAAGAAAGGCGAAGGCCACTGGCCCACTGAGAAGCTGAACGGTCGGACGAGGAATCGTCGTGAAGGTAGGGGAATCGGGCTAGGGAGACTATCAAGTAAGATTATTTTGCCCGTTTATCCtacttctattttattttttctttctaattttCACTGTTATACGAGGAATAAACTAGTAAATAAGTTTTTATGCGGGTAATGGGATTGTCCATTTGCATCCCCTAGTGCGCGGGCGTGAGCAGTGCTATGCGCTCGAGGAAAATGATCGATTCCCCCTATCCTGTAGAGGATAGCGACCACGAGGGGcaggatgggatgggatgggctATTCAGGCTGTCACATGTGGATGTGATAATGTGGGTCGTATTTTCCCTAGTATGATTCGCTCCATCAAAGTTGCTTCAGCATTGGTACATCGCAGCTTCGGCGTTCGTACGATAGGAGATATGGAGGTCATTTGATCAAACTGTTGCGCATAAAATGGATGACATGGCTTAACCATAGATCAGAAAGTTGATAATATTACTACTCTAAGTGAGGATCACTTGTATAGATTTATAAGATGCCAGTTAGTACTGAATTTGGACCAGAGGCCTCACGGCCTAGCTTATTATTTATTTGATCAATCAAATTATAAACTTGCTATTACTATTCACCTATTTGTAAGTAGTAACCATGCCATCACAATTCATTAGAAATATGAGATATGTCGTTCCCTATACTGTAAACGTCATTGGACACATGTATATGCCACTATATTTTTATAGCCCAAAATGCCCCTATGTACATTTATGTGGGCCCCATGTGTCATCACCTTTATCGTGTCATCACCTTTATCAATCTTCGAGCGAGGAGTAACCTTGCTGGCGATGTCATCGGTCTACTCCTTACCATGTGACTCTCATAGCTTGTCGTACGCCGTTCGCAGCTGGTTTCCTTTTATGATTCAGAGGCGAGTGAGCAATCAAACTGCGTCGCAACAAAGAGCTGgagaactgaaaaaaaatgaggGAAATCGGCAAATGGTAGCGTGACCTAAGAACATGGGGTTAGAAAAGAAGAGCCGCCACTACCACCGTTGGGGACGACTACCGCCATCGAGCGTCCATCATGCGCTTATCATCGACAGTTTCTTCTCGTTTCTGTCTCGTACGTGCATGGGTCGATGATGACCAGATCTGCTCCTATCCCTGACCACCACCCAGATCTGTCTCGTTTCTGTCCTTGCCTTCGCTAGCCAGATTTAACGCACTCAAAaatgataaaaagaaaaataaaaatagcatGATAACGCTAGAAAGAGCATATGGTGCATATGATTAGAAGAATACACATGCGTTGAATGAACGGCGATAAacatctctactacttaaaaaaaaaaggagagagagaatcgCTCAATTTATATCCCTCTGTCTTtgcttctctctccatctcccaCTTGCACGTAAAAATCTCTCAAAAACCAAAcaacctcaaaaaaaaaaaaaaaaaaaaaacaacaactggCCAAATTCCGGTTGCAACGCACGCATTTCCACAGTGCTTTTTATTGGGCTCTCCTAGCCCGGCCCAAGTGAGCCCAAAGATAAATCCTCTACCCAAAAAGACTCCTCGCTCCGAGAAACTTCAGGCTAGGGCCAAGCCGGAGCggagggatggcggcggcggcgaagccggaggcgggggagggggaggcgacgAATTGCCACAGGAGATCGGCGGcggggcaggaggaggaggaggaggagtcgaaGAGGCCACGCGATGGCaacgatgaggaggaagagctgCTCACCGAGCTCTCCCGCTACCGCCGCTACTGGACGGATCTTTGGTCCGACGATTCCGGCGACATTGACAGAAGAAGTGAGGaagcattcttttttttttctttctcaattAGCCGCTAGCTAGCGTTGGGGATTTTTTTAGATGATTTTATGGTAAATACGTGCCAGACCCTTGTCGAATTCGCTCATTCCCTGGTTAGGTTTTAGGTTTCATATGAAAATCTGAAATCAACTGGTTGGCGCGCCGAATTCGCTCATGCTCATGTTAGGTTTTTAGTTTTCATCTCTAATCAACAGGTTCACTTGCCGATTAGGATTATGGTAGAAatggaaaaatgaaaataacatGTTGGGATTGGCATTCTTTACATAGATATCTATCAATATGATCTAATGGCTCATCTCTTTGATATATCTATTCTGATGCTTGACTGATTGATGTGGTTTATTGGATGGATGCAGCTGAGATTGGTCCCATGCGGTACACGGAGGAATCGCCCCGGTTCGCAATGCTCCTGGATTTACTTGAGGTTTTTTCTTTTGAGGTGACCGAGCTGAAAGGTATTCTACGCTGGCCAATAGATGTGTTTGGTCTCATCTCCGTTCGTGACTCTCTGGACCGGAACCGCAACTATATCTTTGAGCGCACCAGGAACAACTGCCAGACTCTCACTGCAAAGGTACCTCTATGCTTCATGGAAATAACAGTGCATAGTCATCAGTAAACAAGCCGAAATATTCAAATGTGCATGGTTTAGAATCCTGTGATGGCTTTTCTTTTTGACCAAcagcaaaaaataaaacctGTGATAACATAATCAAGCAATTTTCCAAATCTCAAACTCCCCTACACATCAGAGCTTAACATATTTTCATGATGCATAAGGGGCATCACAAACATATGTGGGTTGCTAAGAAATAACTACAGAAACTTTTGGTGCACAGGTGCAGAATTGATACTACAAAAATAAAAGGCTACCAAATCAATTGATAGCACATGCAGGGATACTTCCCCACTCTTATTGAATTTAtagcaactactccctccgtttcacaatgtaagtcattctagcatttcccacattcatattgatgttaatgaatctagacatatatatgtgcctagattcattagcatctatataaatatgggcaatgctagaatgacttacattgtgaaacggaggaagtagcatttTCCCCCCTATGAACTTGCAGGGGCTATCTTTAGCAAGGGCTATGTTCCTTGGTCCTTGCTTCAGCTTGTTGCGAACCATTCCAGTAGGATATTTAACAGACCCCTCATGAGTATGTGAATGGTAAAAGTGAGAATCAATCGGTAGTACAAATGTCCTAACTGCAGCAAGACGAATCATGCATGGATTCATCTCCTTGCAATACAGCTTGAGCCTAAGGGAAAACATTTTGCAAATATTTAGGGGTAGTaacattttgcaaaatttagGGGTAGTAACATTTTGCAgacatataatattttttatctcatAGCCATCATCTTTGGTTTTAATCATAATAGTCATCATGTTTTAATGGGATTATTGACCATTATTCATGCCAATCCAAGAGTTTAAGGAGATGTAATGGCAATCCACAATTGACAATACAAAGCAAAATTCTTTGAGATGTTTTAGAGTAGAGAGTAAAAAGGGCAGCATCAAGAGTACAATTTGCCCAACAATTAACTACAATTTGTTGTGATACTTTGACATACTATGAAGATTCTATATGAAAAGCTCATGCAAAAAATGCTAATGAATAATGGTTGTGTTAATACTACAGTTCTGCGATAACATGGTATTATTGATTTGCAAGTGCTGGTCATTAAAGATTCAGGCAGTAAAGATGAAGTTGTCAATACACATATCAGATATTTATCGTATACTGTATACTTATATGCATATTTTGCTATACAGTATCATTTTATTGTTGGGCAAAGGGAAAATAGAAAATCCAAGTTCAGTTATGCATAGCATGTCGTCAGTCTCAcatatgttttcttttcctaaTTATGCTCCtgtttatattttgttttgacaGTTCAATGCCCCATTCATATTATTGTGTTGAGTGGAACTTAGAACACATATGTGATAGAATTATGCATGTTTGTTCACCATCAATCTAGCTAATTTCAccttatccaaaaaaaaattggaaatatTTGCTGTGTTACATTGTTGCTACCATTCCTTATATTTAGTAATGTCACGGGTGTATGTAGGATTCATCTCTGGTTCTTACTGGTCCAAGCCGTGCAATCCTATTGATGGACCCTATTGAATTTGAAATTGAGCTAAGAGTCAAGGGGACAAGTCCCTCCGAAGATAAGATCTTGAGCGCTGAAGC is part of the Oryza glaberrima chromosome 12, OglaRS2, whole genome shotgun sequence genome and harbors:
- the LOC127757432 gene encoding uncharacterized protein LOC127757432, producing the protein MAAAAKPEAGEGEATNCHRRSAAGQEEEEEESKRPRDGNDEEEELLTELSRYRRYWTDLWSDDSGDIDRRTEIGPMRYTEESPRFAMLLDLLEVFSFEVTELKGILRWPIDVFGLISVRDSLDRNRNYIFERTRNNCQTLTAKDSSLVLTGPSRAILLMDPIEFEIELRVKGTSPSEDKILSAEAFGYNGTAQRHRCGSLHSMLLSGARSTLEFKYAHIPVALEATISVRITGGLTGFCGKFIAHTASIKEDVVLLDSGEEMVAISHDGAIHFSRSVVAVEGNGVLTVGVHARQSGDENNSCDYKNFIPVRCGRSHDTLDVGFCQMSVEVAWSLMLSY